From Saccharothrix espanaensis DSM 44229, the proteins below share one genomic window:
- a CDS encoding MarR family winged helix-turn-helix transcriptional regulator, translating into MADNPTTDFLGTRLRHLLEQLDGDVARTYTDLGLPGFRPRYTPIIRLVDTQGPQSLRQLATTIGVTHSAVSQTANQMRRDGYVELRTGTDARHRIVHLTDHTRTLLPTLYAEWDATNAATRQLDAELPHPLSDLVERTLQALADKSMHHRIRDHLPPHTP; encoded by the coding sequence GTGGCAGACAACCCCACCACCGACTTCCTCGGCACCCGCCTCCGACACCTGCTCGAACAACTCGACGGCGACGTCGCCCGCACCTACACCGACCTCGGCCTGCCCGGCTTCCGCCCCCGCTACACCCCGATCATCCGCCTGGTCGACACCCAAGGCCCCCAATCACTCCGCCAACTCGCCACCACCATCGGCGTCACCCACTCCGCCGTCAGCCAGACCGCCAACCAGATGCGCCGCGACGGCTACGTCGAACTCCGCACCGGCACCGACGCCCGCCACCGCATCGTCCACCTCACCGACCACACCCGAACCCTGCTCCCCACCCTCTACGCCGAGTGGGACGCCACCAACGCCGCCACCCGCCAACTCGACGCCGAACTCCCACACCCCCTCAGCGACCTCGTCGAACGCACGCTCCAAGCCCTCGCCGACAAATCCATGCACCACCGCATCCGAGACCACCTCCCACCTCACACCCCGTAA
- a CDS encoding helix-turn-helix transcriptional regulator, whose protein sequence is MRADRLVAVLLLMQARGRVTAAELAAELEVSVATARRDLEALSAAGIPVYPQAGRGGGWRLVGRARTDLSGLSAAEAQALFLLVGPAAAVSGAAKAALRKLVRALPETFRADAQAAAEAVVLDPARWGAQESAAGESAIGESGVVGVLQGAVVRRRRVRLSYAKRSGEASVRVVDPLGLVEKGGVWYLVAGTEAGRRTFRVDRVVEVVVTEEEAVRPAGFELSAAWGGVVAEVEGRQTASVAVVVVPARLVSVLRSQFGRHCEVVEEGGGRARVRVWAPSPLMIAQHLAGWGAVVEVVESEGVRVELARLGAELVARYGV, encoded by the coding sequence ATGCGTGCGGATCGTCTGGTGGCGGTGTTGTTGCTGATGCAGGCGCGGGGTCGGGTGACGGCGGCGGAGCTGGCGGCCGAGTTGGAGGTGTCGGTGGCGACGGCGCGTCGGGATCTGGAGGCGTTGTCGGCGGCGGGGATCCCGGTGTACCCACAGGCGGGGCGTGGTGGTGGTTGGCGGTTGGTGGGGCGGGCGCGGACGGATCTGTCGGGGTTGTCGGCGGCGGAGGCGCAGGCGTTGTTCTTGTTGGTGGGGCCGGCGGCGGCGGTGTCGGGTGCGGCGAAGGCGGCGTTGCGGAAGTTGGTGCGGGCGTTGCCGGAGACGTTCCGGGCGGATGCGCAGGCCGCGGCGGAGGCGGTGGTGCTGGATCCGGCGCGGTGGGGCGCGCAGGAGTCGGCTGCTGGGGAGTCGGCTATTGGGGAGTCGGGGGTGGTGGGGGTGTTGCAGGGGGCTGTGGTGCGGCGGCGTCGGGTGCGGTTGTCGTACGCGAAGCGGTCGGGTGAGGCGTCGGTGCGGGTGGTGGATCCGTTGGGGTTGGTGGAGAAGGGGGGCGTTTGGTACCTGGTCGCGGGTACGGAGGCGGGTCGGCGGACGTTCCGGGTGGATCGGGTGGTGGAGGTGGTGGTGACCGAGGAGGAGGCGGTGCGTCCGGCGGGGTTCGAGTTGTCGGCGGCGTGGGGTGGTGTGGTGGCGGAGGTGGAGGGGCGGCAGACGGCGTCGGTGGCCGTGGTGGTGGTGCCGGCGCGGTTGGTGTCGGTGTTGCGCAGCCAGTTCGGGCGGCATTGCGAGGTGGTGGAGGAGGGCGGGGGTCGGGCTCGGGTGCGGGTGTGGGCTCCGTCGCCGTTGATGATCGCGCAGCACTTGGCGGGGTGGGGTGCGGTGGTGGAGGTGGTGGAGTCGGAGGGGGTGCGGGTGGAGTTGGCGCGGTTGGGTGCGGAGTTGGTGGCGCGTTACGGGGTGTGA
- a CDS encoding VOC family protein, which produces MLRGFTTVSYYADDLDAAEAWYTRFLGTEPYYRVPGGYLEFRIGDYQHELGIIHSAYATQDVEGGPAGQIIFWAVDDLDATLDRLQALGATLHAAPRDHGGSGYITASVIDPFGNILGVMANPHYQAILANIKAGTHFAESNT; this is translated from the coding sequence ATGTTGCGAGGCTTCACCACCGTCAGCTACTACGCCGACGACCTCGACGCCGCCGAAGCCTGGTACACCCGCTTCCTCGGCACCGAGCCCTACTACCGCGTCCCCGGCGGCTACCTCGAATTCCGCATCGGCGACTACCAGCACGAACTCGGCATCATCCACAGCGCCTACGCCACCCAGGACGTCGAGGGCGGCCCCGCCGGGCAGATCATCTTCTGGGCCGTCGACGACCTCGACGCCACGCTCGACCGACTCCAGGCACTCGGCGCGACCCTCCACGCCGCACCACGCGACCACGGCGGCAGCGGCTACATCACCGCCAGCGTCATCGACCCGTTCGGCAACATCCTCGGCGTCATGGCCAACCCGCACTACCAAGCCATCCTCGCCAACATCAAAGCGGGCACCCACTTCGCCGAATCGAACACCTGA
- a CDS encoding tyrosine-type recombinase/integrase: protein MRYEDPMRVLAAQESFFLARRPRKDSPHTTAAYRRDLAGITTLLAEVCSTPPDGLEIAHLTAGNLRAAFGVFADTHAKSSVLRAWSTWNQFLTFCVAEDLVPGNPMGAVARPKTPPLVPKPLRGEDTPERLLTAAAEGARQGRDPWPERDVLVLALGLVAGLRSAEMRTLTLASVVGRPGERRLHVAGKGNRDRSVPIEPAMDRIIEQYLGSCRSRFPQGRFDRGSALLRDRHGEPIGRGGLEYLVRSCFRWAGLHDRVPSGANLHALRHTFATRLAEDGASASEIMALLGHASLATSQNYIEATARERRAAAAGNRTYVSLSRLPGQAVESE, encoded by the coding sequence GTGCGGTATGAAGATCCAATGCGCGTTCTCGCCGCTCAGGAGTCGTTCTTCCTCGCCCGCCGCCCCCGGAAGGACTCCCCCCACACCACGGCCGCCTACCGGCGCGACCTGGCGGGGATCACGACGCTGCTCGCCGAGGTGTGCTCCACTCCCCCTGACGGGCTGGAGATCGCCCACCTGACGGCCGGGAACCTGCGGGCGGCGTTCGGGGTGTTCGCCGACACGCACGCCAAGAGCTCGGTGTTGCGCGCCTGGTCGACGTGGAACCAGTTCCTGACGTTCTGCGTGGCGGAGGACCTGGTGCCGGGCAACCCGATGGGCGCGGTGGCGCGGCCGAAGACCCCTCCCCTGGTCCCGAAGCCGTTGCGTGGCGAGGACACGCCGGAGCGGTTGTTGACGGCGGCGGCGGAGGGTGCGCGGCAGGGACGTGACCCGTGGCCGGAGCGTGATGTGCTGGTGCTGGCGTTGGGGCTCGTGGCGGGGTTGCGGTCGGCGGAGATGCGGACGTTGACGCTGGCGTCGGTGGTGGGTCGGCCGGGTGAGCGGCGGTTGCACGTGGCGGGCAAGGGGAACCGGGACCGGTCGGTGCCGATCGAGCCGGCGATGGACCGGATCATCGAGCAGTACCTGGGGTCGTGCCGGTCGCGGTTCCCGCAGGGGCGGTTCGACCGGGGTTCGGCGTTGTTGCGGGACCGGCACGGGGAGCCGATCGGGCGGGGTGGGTTGGAGTACCTGGTGCGGTCGTGCTTCCGGTGGGCGGGGTTGCACGACCGGGTGCCGTCGGGGGCGAACCTGCACGCGTTGCGGCACACGTTCGCGACGCGGTTGGCGGAGGACGGGGCGTCGGCGTCGGAGATCATGGCGTTGTTGGGTCATGCGTCGTTGGCGACGTCGCAGAACTACATCGAGGCGACGGCGCGGGAGCGTCGGGCGGCGGCTGCGGGGAATCGGACGTACGTGTCGTTGTCGCGGTTGCCGGGTCAGGCCGTGGAGTCGGAGTAG
- the ku gene encoding non-homologous end joining protein Ku: MRAVWRGAVAFGLVTFPVRLFSATGSHGLRFHQVHRADGGRVRHRRVCSVCAEEVPLAEVVKGFELPDGRLALFEAADFAGLSVGSGRVIEVVQFARADEVDPIFLHRSFYVEPERSAVGSYCLLRDVLERSFRVAVVKVVIRRREAVAVVRPRGRVLVLQTLLWPDEVREPDFGVVDVAVESRLPEVRVAASLVESMTAALDLSVFSDGYRDAVAGLVAERAAGAVIPVSRAPEETGGGELLGVLRRSLERVRSGRGGRDRVE; this comes from the coding sequence ATGAGGGCGGTGTGGCGTGGTGCGGTGGCGTTCGGGTTGGTGACGTTCCCGGTGCGGTTGTTCTCGGCTACGGGTTCGCACGGGTTGCGGTTCCACCAGGTGCATCGGGCTGATGGTGGGCGGGTTCGGCATCGGCGGGTGTGTTCGGTGTGCGCGGAGGAGGTGCCGTTGGCGGAGGTGGTGAAGGGTTTCGAGTTGCCGGATGGGCGGTTGGCGTTGTTCGAGGCCGCTGATTTCGCGGGGTTGTCGGTGGGGTCGGGTCGGGTGATCGAGGTGGTGCAGTTCGCGCGGGCGGACGAGGTGGATCCGATTTTTCTGCACCGGTCGTTCTACGTGGAGCCGGAGCGGTCGGCGGTGGGGTCGTACTGCTTGTTGCGGGATGTGTTGGAGCGGTCTTTTCGGGTGGCGGTGGTGAAGGTGGTGATCCGGCGGCGGGAGGCGGTGGCGGTGGTGCGGCCGCGGGGTCGGGTGTTGGTGTTGCAGACGTTGTTGTGGCCGGATGAGGTGCGGGAGCCGGATTTCGGTGTGGTTGACGTGGCGGTGGAGTCGCGGTTGCCGGAGGTGCGGGTGGCGGCGTCGTTGGTGGAGTCGATGACGGCGGCGTTGGATTTGTCGGTGTTCTCGGACGGGTATCGGGATGCGGTGGCGGGGTTGGTGGCGGAGCGGGCGGCGGGTGCGGTGATCCCGGTGTCGCGGGCTCCGGAGGAGACGGGTGGTGGGGAGCTGTTGGGGGTGTTGCGGCGGAGTCTGGAGCGGGTGCGGTCGGGGCGTGGGGGGCGGGATCGGGTGGAGTAG
- the ku gene encoding non-homologous end joining protein Ku: protein MRSVWRGAISFGLVTIGVRLYTATEEHDFRFHQVHREDGGRIRYKRVCQVCGEEVAFADIAKGYELDDGRLVVMENEDFEKLPVNTDHAIDVLEFVPVEEIDPIYFQKCYYLEPDKAAARPYVLLRTALEQSGQLAVVKITIRQRETLAMLRAREDLLVMHTMLWPDEVRKPEFDFLDGDVEVRPQELRMASSLVESMAGSFDPGDFSDDYTVALQKMIEAKAEGAELPERPESEDSGEVIDLMTALERSVEQARSARGESGGKSGKASPRKSSRSSSSRSSGGKSEKAAPKKKAKPA from the coding sequence ATGAGGTCCGTGTGGCGCGGGGCGATCTCCTTCGGGCTGGTCACGATCGGTGTCCGGTTGTACACGGCCACGGAGGAGCACGACTTCCGGTTTCACCAGGTGCACCGGGAGGACGGTGGGCGGATCCGCTACAAGCGGGTGTGCCAGGTGTGTGGCGAGGAAGTGGCGTTCGCGGACATCGCCAAGGGTTATGAGTTGGATGACGGCCGGTTGGTCGTGATGGAGAACGAGGATTTCGAGAAGTTGCCGGTCAACACCGATCATGCGATCGACGTGTTGGAGTTCGTGCCGGTGGAGGAGATCGATCCGATCTATTTCCAGAAGTGCTATTACTTGGAGCCGGACAAGGCGGCGGCGCGGCCGTATGTGTTGTTGCGGACGGCGTTGGAGCAGTCGGGTCAGTTGGCGGTGGTGAAGATCACGATTCGTCAGCGGGAGACGTTGGCGATGTTGCGGGCCCGTGAGGATCTGCTGGTGATGCACACGATGTTGTGGCCGGATGAGGTGCGGAAGCCGGAGTTCGATTTCCTGGACGGCGATGTCGAGGTGCGGCCGCAGGAGTTGCGGATGGCGTCGTCGTTGGTGGAGAGCATGGCGGGGTCGTTCGACCCGGGTGATTTTTCGGATGATTACACGGTGGCGTTGCAGAAGATGATCGAGGCGAAGGCGGAGGGTGCGGAGCTGCCGGAGCGGCCGGAGTCGGAGGACTCGGGTGAGGTGATCGACTTGATGACGGCGTTGGAGCGCAGTGTGGAGCAGGCGCGGTCGGCGCGGGGTGAGTCGGGCGGCAAGTCGGGGAAGGCGTCGCCGCGCAAGTCGTCGCGGTCGTCGTCGTCGCGGTCGTCGGGTGGGAAGTCGGAGAAGGCGGCGCCGAAGAAGAAGGCGAAGCCCGCGTAG
- the ligD gene encoding non-homologous end-joining DNA ligase, producing MSGDLSEYRSKRVVGRTPEPLPAVEALLPRGSDDTFVIQEHHASSLHWDVRLERGGVLVSWAVPKGLPAEPGTIRLAVRTEDHPVEYASFEGVIPKGEYGAGRMFVWDRGRYETVKWSDREVDVVLHGSRIEGEFVFFRRGSSGGGGSGRDWMVRRRHEAVRPDWVALPEWVEPMLATAASGLPARPEEFAFEFKWDGVRAVARVEGGRLRLVSRSGVDITAVYPELQGLGGALGSTQVLLDGEVVAFAGGRPSFGALQQRLQASAAQARRLAARVPVTFLVFDVLHLDGASTVGLPYARRRELLEGLGLVGPHWLVPRAFPGAGAEVLAASREQGLEGVVAKRLDSRYVPGVRSAWWLKITDVAAQEVVIGGWRPGGGRRAGLVGSLLLGVPDGAGLVFVGSVGTGFGEAELPGLTERLRGLEVSRSPFSSEVPRERARGARWVRPVLVGEVVHRQWTAEGRMRFPTWRGLRPDRVPEEVRRGGGDGGAGR from the coding sequence ATGTCCGGGGACCTGTCGGAGTACCGGAGCAAGCGGGTTGTGGGGCGGACGCCGGAGCCGTTGCCGGCGGTGGAGGCGCTGCTCCCCCGTGGTTCTGATGACACGTTCGTGATCCAGGAGCACCACGCGTCGAGCCTGCACTGGGATGTGCGGTTGGAGCGGGGTGGGGTGTTGGTGTCGTGGGCGGTGCCGAAGGGGTTGCCGGCGGAGCCGGGGACGATCCGGTTGGCGGTGCGCACGGAGGACCACCCGGTGGAGTACGCGTCGTTCGAGGGGGTGATCCCGAAGGGCGAGTACGGGGCGGGGCGGATGTTCGTGTGGGACCGGGGTCGGTACGAGACGGTGAAGTGGAGTGACCGCGAGGTCGACGTGGTGTTGCACGGGTCGCGGATCGAGGGTGAGTTCGTGTTCTTCCGGCGGGGGTCGTCGGGGGGCGGGGGTTCGGGCCGGGACTGGATGGTGCGGCGGCGGCACGAGGCGGTGCGGCCGGACTGGGTGGCGTTGCCGGAGTGGGTGGAGCCGATGTTGGCGACGGCGGCGTCGGGGTTGCCGGCGCGGCCGGAGGAGTTCGCGTTCGAGTTCAAGTGGGACGGGGTGCGGGCGGTCGCGCGGGTGGAGGGTGGCCGGTTGCGGTTGGTGTCGCGGTCGGGTGTGGACATCACGGCGGTGTACCCGGAGTTGCAGGGGTTGGGTGGGGCGTTGGGGTCGACGCAGGTGTTGTTGGACGGTGAGGTGGTGGCGTTCGCGGGTGGGCGGCCGAGTTTCGGGGCGTTGCAGCAGCGGTTGCAGGCGAGCGCGGCGCAGGCGCGGCGGTTGGCGGCGCGGGTGCCGGTGACGTTCCTGGTGTTCGACGTGCTGCACCTGGACGGGGCGTCGACGGTGGGGTTGCCGTACGCGCGGCGGCGGGAGTTGTTGGAGGGGTTGGGGTTGGTGGGGCCGCACTGGCTGGTGCCGCGGGCTTTTCCGGGTGCGGGGGCGGAGGTGTTGGCGGCGAGTCGGGAGCAGGGCCTGGAGGGGGTGGTGGCCAAGCGGCTGGATTCGCGTTATGTGCCGGGTGTGCGGTCGGCGTGGTGGTTGAAGATCACGGACGTGGCGGCGCAGGAGGTGGTGATCGGCGGGTGGCGGCCGGGTGGGGGCAGGCGGGCGGGGTTGGTGGGGTCGTTGTTGTTGGGGGTGCCGGACGGGGCGGGTCTGGTGTTCGTGGGGTCGGTGGGGACGGGGTTCGGCGAGGCGGAGTTGCCGGGGTTGACCGAGCGGTTGCGGGGGTTGGAGGTGTCGCGGTCGCCGTTCTCGTCGGAGGTGCCGCGGGAGCGGGCGCGGGGTGCGCGGTGGGTGCGTCCGGTGTTGGTGGGTGAGGTGGTGCACCGGCAGTGGACGGCGGAGGGGCGGATGCGGTTTCCGACGTGGCGGGGGTTGCGGCCGGATCGGGTGCCGGAGGAGGTGCGGCGGGGTGGCGGGGACGGTGGTGCGGGTCGGTGA
- the ligD gene encoding non-homologous end-joining DNA ligase, with protein MAGTVVRVGERRVRLTNLDKVLYPEVGFSKAEVVDYYTRIAPVLLPHLAGRPLTVRRFPDGVAGESFFEKNAPSHAPGWVRTVRIGTPGSSRGAEYADFVVVEELATLVWLANLAALELHVPQWVVGARGARHSPDLLVFDLDPGAPATVVECCRVAERLRVVLVGDGLSPVVKTSGSKGLQVYAPVRVSSPGRTSEYAKAVARRLAAESPEGVVWSMVRAARKGKVLIDWSQNNPAKTTVAPYSLRARPVPSVSTPVTWDEVAGCRSPEELVFVADEVRARVARGGDLFVVGDAVGLP; from the coding sequence GTGGCGGGGACGGTGGTGCGGGTCGGTGAGCGGCGGGTGCGGCTGACGAACCTGGACAAGGTGCTGTACCCGGAGGTGGGGTTCTCCAAGGCGGAGGTGGTGGACTACTACACGCGGATCGCGCCGGTGCTGCTCCCCCACCTGGCGGGTCGGCCGTTGACGGTGCGGCGGTTCCCGGACGGGGTGGCCGGGGAGTCGTTCTTCGAGAAGAACGCGCCGTCGCACGCGCCGGGGTGGGTGCGGACGGTGCGGATCGGGACGCCGGGGTCGTCGCGTGGTGCGGAGTACGCGGATTTCGTGGTGGTGGAGGAGTTGGCGACGCTGGTGTGGTTGGCGAACCTGGCGGCGTTGGAGTTGCACGTGCCGCAGTGGGTGGTGGGTGCGCGTGGGGCTCGGCACTCCCCCGATCTGCTGGTGTTCGACTTGGATCCGGGTGCGCCGGCGACGGTGGTGGAGTGCTGCCGGGTGGCGGAGCGGTTGCGGGTGGTGTTGGTGGGTGACGGGTTGTCGCCGGTGGTGAAGACGTCGGGGTCGAAGGGGTTGCAGGTGTACGCGCCGGTGCGGGTGTCCTCTCCGGGGCGGACTTCGGAGTACGCGAAGGCGGTGGCGCGGCGGTTGGCGGCGGAGTCGCCGGAGGGTGTGGTGTGGTCGATGGTGCGGGCGGCGCGGAAGGGGAAGGTGTTGATCGACTGGTCGCAGAACAACCCGGCGAAGACGACGGTGGCCCCGTACTCGTTGCGGGCGCGTCCGGTGCCGTCGGTGTCGACTCCGGTGACGTGGGACGAGGTGGCGGGGTGTCGGTCGCCGGAGGAGTTGGTGTTCGTGGCGGACGAGGTGCGGGCTCGGGTGGCGCGTGGGGGCGACTTGTTCGTGGTGGGTGATGCGGTGGGGTTGCCGTGA
- a CDS encoding BTAD domain-containing putative transcriptional regulator: protein MVVRRADGTEVPVGGPRLRALLAVLVIDAGRVVGVDRLVDALYGQAPPVGVGNAVQSQVSRLRSLLDVEVERSPAGYRLVVDPGEVDALRFEELVARGSAGEALALWRGPALRDVGDAPFAPVAAARWEELRLRAVEEHDVASVALLRELVDGFPLRERLVARLVRALHREGRQAEALALVERTRRVLAEELGADPSPELAAAHLEVVRGERSPARHVLPSQLTSFVGRAREVRLVGEALAAGRLVTLSGPGGAGKTRLAVEVASADPGDVFFVDLAPLGVGGDVPRAVEAALGLREDGVRAGSSPVDRLVAALAERSVLVVLDNCEHVVADAAALVGRLLSACPGLRVLATSREALGITGESVRPVPPLPVDDAGSAGVRLFADRAAAVNPSFVLDPVTGPLVVEICRALEGMPLAIELAAARVRSLPVAEVAARLGDRFRLLSRGSRAAAARHRTLHAVVEWSWELLDADEQALARRMTVFSGGVTVDAAAAVCGVPDADELLPSLVDKSLVEVSGRRFRMLDTIREFCALRLVEAGERDGVLRAHARWLLGLAVEASPHLLRAEQLGWLARLAEEHENFKAAVRWAAGADHALALRLTAELGWYFWVRGLRTEGSALAGEVVAAVGATAPPGLAEEYLLCALAASSTGTREQDLPGAPSPRQEVAEGLFEGPPTRPFLTMLWGMSYGVPDVDTPSLDARRGNLIGPDPWSAALAQVGLAMQYLYAGRPEAARREHLRSLAGFRALGERWGMSMVLAQLAEVTRAAGDGDEAVGYLDEALELSGAFGSTAHTASLLVQRAEWACHRGEFDAAWPDLERAAGLARSQGAVETLAQVRLGMAEVCRYRGDLVGARAWCEEALRVCPSGWFGPEEVRAMIAVAVGRVALAEGDPVGARAALDRAVESGAEWGNPVIVARAADGRAALALAEGDLECAALLVGAAAGLRGAVAVLDPDAARTRRAVRAALGDAVFEAVSGRGARLGRDGVLSALRA, encoded by the coding sequence ATGGTGGTGCGGCGTGCCGATGGGACCGAGGTCCCGGTCGGTGGGCCGCGGTTGCGGGCGTTGTTGGCGGTGTTGGTGATCGACGCCGGGCGGGTCGTGGGGGTGGATCGGCTGGTCGACGCCCTGTACGGGCAGGCGCCGCCGGTGGGGGTGGGCAACGCGGTGCAGTCGCAGGTGTCGCGGTTGCGGTCGTTGCTCGACGTGGAGGTGGAGCGCTCCCCCGCCGGGTATCGGCTGGTGGTGGATCCGGGTGAGGTGGACGCGCTGCGGTTCGAGGAGTTGGTGGCGCGCGGGTCGGCGGGTGAGGCGTTGGCGTTGTGGCGCGGCCCGGCTTTGCGGGACGTGGGTGATGCCCCGTTCGCGCCGGTCGCCGCGGCGCGGTGGGAGGAGTTGCGGCTGCGGGCGGTGGAGGAGCACGACGTCGCGTCGGTGGCGTTGTTGCGGGAGTTGGTGGACGGGTTCCCGCTGCGGGAGCGGCTGGTGGCCCGGTTGGTGCGGGCGTTGCACCGGGAGGGCCGGCAGGCCGAGGCGTTGGCGCTGGTGGAGCGGACGCGGCGGGTGTTGGCCGAGGAGTTGGGTGCCGACCCCTCCCCCGAGCTGGCCGCCGCGCACCTGGAGGTGGTGCGGGGTGAGCGGTCGCCGGCGCGGCACGTGCTGCCCTCCCAGCTGACCAGTTTCGTGGGGCGGGCGCGGGAGGTGCGGCTGGTCGGCGAGGCGTTGGCGGCGGGCCGGCTGGTGACGTTGTCGGGGCCTGGCGGGGCGGGCAAGACGCGGCTGGCGGTGGAGGTGGCGTCGGCGGATCCGGGTGATGTGTTCTTCGTGGACCTGGCTCCGCTGGGGGTGGGTGGGGACGTGCCGCGGGCGGTGGAGGCGGCGTTGGGGTTGCGCGAGGACGGGGTGCGGGCGGGGTCGTCGCCGGTGGACCGGTTGGTGGCGGCGTTGGCGGAGCGGTCGGTGCTGGTGGTGTTGGACAACTGCGAGCACGTGGTGGCCGACGCGGCGGCGCTGGTGGGCCGGTTGTTGTCGGCGTGCCCGGGGTTGCGGGTGTTGGCGACGAGCCGGGAGGCGCTGGGGATCACCGGCGAGTCGGTGCGGCCGGTGCCGCCGCTGCCGGTGGACGACGCGGGGTCGGCGGGGGTGCGGTTGTTCGCCGATCGGGCGGCGGCGGTGAACCCGTCGTTCGTGCTGGACCCGGTGACCGGGCCGTTGGTGGTGGAGATCTGCCGGGCGTTGGAGGGGATGCCGCTGGCGATCGAGCTGGCGGCGGCGCGGGTGCGGTCGTTGCCGGTGGCGGAGGTGGCGGCCCGGTTGGGTGACCGGTTCCGGTTGTTGTCGCGCGGGTCGCGGGCGGCGGCGGCGCGGCACCGGACGTTGCACGCGGTCGTGGAGTGGAGCTGGGAGCTGCTCGACGCGGACGAGCAGGCGTTGGCGCGGCGGATGACGGTGTTCTCCGGCGGGGTGACGGTGGACGCGGCGGCCGCGGTGTGCGGGGTGCCCGACGCCGACGAGCTGCTGCCGTCGCTGGTGGACAAGTCGCTGGTGGAGGTGTCGGGGCGGCGGTTTCGGATGTTGGACACGATCCGCGAGTTCTGCGCGCTGCGGCTGGTGGAGGCCGGTGAGCGGGACGGGGTGCTGCGGGCGCACGCGCGGTGGCTGCTGGGGTTGGCGGTGGAGGCGTCGCCGCACCTGTTGCGCGCCGAGCAGCTGGGGTGGTTGGCGCGGCTGGCGGAGGAGCACGAGAACTTCAAGGCGGCGGTGCGGTGGGCGGCGGGGGCCGACCACGCGCTGGCGTTGCGGTTGACCGCGGAGCTGGGCTGGTACTTCTGGGTGCGGGGGTTGCGCACCGAGGGGTCGGCGCTGGCGGGTGAGGTGGTGGCGGCGGTCGGCGCGACCGCTCCCCCGGGGTTGGCCGAGGAGTACCTGCTGTGCGCGTTGGCGGCGTCGTCGACCGGGACGCGCGAGCAGGACTTGCCGGGTGCGCCGTCGCCGAGGCAGGAGGTGGCGGAGGGCCTGTTCGAGGGGCCGCCGACGCGGCCGTTCCTGACGATGCTGTGGGGCATGTCCTACGGGGTGCCGGACGTGGACACGCCGTCGTTGGACGCGCGGCGGGGCAACCTGATCGGCCCGGACCCGTGGTCGGCGGCGTTGGCGCAGGTGGGGTTGGCGATGCAGTACCTGTACGCGGGGCGGCCGGAGGCGGCGCGGCGGGAGCACCTGCGGTCGCTGGCGGGGTTCCGGGCGTTGGGCGAGCGGTGGGGCATGTCGATGGTGCTGGCGCAGCTCGCGGAGGTGACGCGGGCGGCCGGGGACGGGGACGAGGCGGTCGGCTACCTGGACGAGGCGTTGGAGCTGTCGGGGGCGTTCGGGTCGACCGCGCACACCGCGAGCCTGTTGGTGCAGCGGGCGGAGTGGGCGTGCCACCGGGGCGAGTTCGACGCGGCGTGGCCGGACCTGGAGCGGGCGGCGGGGTTGGCCCGGTCGCAGGGCGCGGTGGAGACGTTGGCGCAGGTCCGGTTGGGGATGGCGGAGGTGTGCCGGTACCGGGGGGACCTGGTCGGGGCGCGGGCGTGGTGCGAGGAGGCGCTGCGGGTGTGCCCGTCGGGGTGGTTCGGGCCCGAGGAGGTGCGGGCGATGATCGCGGTGGCGGTGGGGCGGGTGGCGTTGGCCGAGGGTGATCCGGTGGGGGCGCGGGCGGCGTTGGACCGGGCGGTGGAGTCGGGGGCGGAGTGGGGCAACCCGGTGATCGTGGCGCGGGCGGCGGACGGGCGGGCGGCGTTGGCGTTGGCCGAGGGCGACCTGGAGTGCGCGGCGCTGCTGGTCGGGGCGGCGGCCGGGTTGCGGGGCGCGGTCGCGGTGCTGGACCCGGACGCGGCGCGGACGCGGCGGGCGGTGCGGGCCGCGCTGGGTGACGCGGTGTTCGAGGCGGTGTCGGGGCGCGGGGCGCGGCTGGGCCGGGACGGGGTGCTGTCAGCGCTTCGTGCGTGA